The following coding sequences lie in one Rutidosis leptorrhynchoides isolate AG116_Rl617_1_P2 chromosome 6, CSIRO_AGI_Rlap_v1, whole genome shotgun sequence genomic window:
- the LOC139853434 gene encoding uncharacterized protein, with product KKRKKQHSSEDDQGQDDEPVGTKSVKSLEKQKGKVQGGKVNKNATESVEKNNTEKQKAKGKSKKVRFTGQIEVFPSSDTEPEKQPTKGDDGLVRGKRFTPEEDAIVKQAVLDYVTAHDLGDDGLKIVLNCNSHTGMRKCWQEIGTCIPYRPYTAVYYRAHVLFERSETRSWTPEEIELLKEYHKKHGNDWKKLAEELGKHRFHVKDTWRRIKFENLKLGKWSQEEYQSLYDLVNMDLQMKVNSEKKSKHGMLRDNIPWTAISEKLSTRSDSTCCVKWYNQLTSSLVAEKKWSDADDYRMIGVLYELDATCIEDVDWDNVLEHRPGDICRKRWDQMVKHIDHGSKPFAEQVDTLAKRYRPDLAETREAWDNKPVVP from the coding sequence AAGAAGAGGAAGAAACAGCATTCTTCTGAAGACGATCAGGGTCAAGATGATGAACCTGTTGGGACCAAGTCTGTCAAAAGTTTAGAGAAACAAAAAGGCAAAGTCCAAGGTGGTAAAGTCAACAAGAACGCGACTGAGTCTGTGGAGAAAAACAACACCGAGAAACAAAAAGCAAAAGGTAAATCTAAGAAAGTTAGGTTCACGGGTCAAATCGAAGTGTTTCCGTCATCAGACACAGAGCCAGAGAAGCAGCCAACCAAAGGGGATGATGGTCTAGTGAGAGGTAAAAGATTTACACCCGAAGAAGATGCTATTGTAAAGCAGGCGGTTTTGGACTATGTAACAGCACATGATTTGGGAGATGATGGTTTAAAGATCGTCTTAAACTGTAATTCCCACACGGGAATGAGAAAATGTTGGCAAGAAATCGGGACTTGCATACCGTACCGCCCATATACGGCTGTCTATTATCGTGCTCATGTTTTGTTTGAAAGGTCAGAAACCCGCTCGTGGACCCCAGAAGAGATTGAATTATTGAAGGAATATCATAAGAAACATGGTAATGATTGGAAGAAGCTTGCAGAAGAACTCGGTAAACACAGGTTTCATGTGAAGGATACATGGCGAAGAATTAAATTCGAGAATTTAAAATTAGGAAAATGGAGTCAAGAAGAGTATCAGAGTTTATACGATCTCGTGAACATGGATTTGCAAATGAAAGTCAACAGTGAGAAAAAGTCAAAGCATGGGATGTTAAGAGATAATATTCCTTGGACTGCAATTAGTGAGAAACTATCAACCAGAAGCGATTCAACTTGTTGTGTGAAGTGGTACAATCAGCTGACGTCATCTTTGGTGGCCGAAAAGAAATGGAGCGATGCTGATGATTATCGCATGATTGGTGTACTTTATGAACTTGATGCTACTTGTATTGAAGATGTCGATTGGGATAATGTTCTTGAACATAGACCTGGTGATATTTGTAGAAAAAGATGGGACCAAATGGTTAAACATATAGATCATGGCAGTAAGCCATTTGCTGAACAGGTTGATACATTGGCTAAACGTTATCGCCCGGATTTAGCCGAAACTAGAGAGGCCTGGGATAATAAACCTGTTGTTCCTTGA
- the LOC139855778 gene encoding early nodulin-like protein 2, protein MASFYKCLSILFTLFFTLVSFSHAYIFNIGGKNGWTLHPTENYNQWSARMRFIVNDTLHFKYNGGSDSVLVVNKGDYDNCNISNPITTLTGGDSSFSLNRSGPFYFISGNKTNCDQGQKVTVVVLSPKKMLPPPGAPAPASSSPAVSPVSSPPESGISASPATSAGGAVSSPSNPADVNAPAPKGSPATRPAVSATLTMVLAMIIFVLGLVC, encoded by the exons ATGGCGTCTTTCTACAAATGTTTATCCATTTTATTCACTTTATTCTTCACTTTAGTAAGCTTTTCGCACGCCTATATTTTTAACATTGGTGGTAAAAATGGCTGGACTTTACATCCGACGGAAAACTATAATCAATGGTCCGCCAGAATGAGGTTTATCGTCAACGACACCCTAC ATTTCAAGTATAATGGTGGGTCAGATTCTGTACTGGTGGTCAACAAGGGCGATTACGATAATTGCAACATCAGCAACCCCATCACCACTCTCACCGGCGGCGATTCCTCTTTCAGCTTGAACCGTTCAGGACCATTTTACTTCATTAGTGGTAACAAAACCAACTGTGATCAAGGTCAGAAGGTAACTGTTGTCGTTTTGTCGCCTAAAAAGATGTTACCACCTCCCGGGGCTCCAGCTCCAGCGAGCTCTTCTCCGGCGGTGTCCCCTGTTTCATCACCGCCGGAATCCGGTATTTCAGCTAGTCCGGCGACTTCCGCCGGTGGCGCCGTATCTTCTCCGAGTAATCCGGCAGACGTGAATGCTCCGGCACCGAAAGGGTCGCCGGCGACAAGACCGGCAGTTTCTGCAACCTTGACTATGGTACTTGCAATGATAATATTTGTATTGGGGTTGGTTTGTTAA